The following proteins come from a genomic window of Streptomyces sp. Sge12:
- a CDS encoding ABC transporter permease has translation MNALIKLEIVRALRNKKYLFFTVMYPAALFLMLGGTLDGTTKVMGTELTMPAFYMVAMASFGALTAVLMGNSERIAKEREKGWVRQLRLTALPGRGYVLAKTAGAGVLSLPAILVVFAVAAAVKGVRFDAWQWLALTGSIWAGSLVFAALGVALGYLASGDNVRPITMLVYFGLSILGGLWMPTANFPQWLQNICEWLPTHAYAGLGQAIELGGAPRAGDVALLAVYFVLFTGAAAWLYRKDSLKA, from the coding sequence GTGAACGCCCTGATCAAGCTGGAGATCGTCCGCGCCCTGCGGAACAAGAAGTACCTCTTCTTCACGGTCATGTACCCGGCCGCGCTGTTCCTGATGCTCGGCGGCACCCTGGACGGCACCACCAAGGTCATGGGCACCGAACTGACCATGCCCGCCTTCTACATGGTCGCCATGGCCTCCTTCGGCGCCCTGACCGCCGTCCTGATGGGCAACAGCGAACGCATCGCCAAGGAACGGGAGAAGGGCTGGGTCCGCCAGCTCCGCCTCACCGCCCTCCCCGGCCGCGGCTACGTCCTCGCCAAGACCGCGGGCGCCGGAGTGCTCTCCCTCCCCGCCATCCTGGTCGTCTTCGCGGTGGCGGCCGCCGTGAAGGGCGTACGGTTCGACGCCTGGCAGTGGCTCGCCCTCACCGGCTCGATCTGGGCGGGCAGCCTGGTCTTCGCGGCGCTCGGCGTCGCCCTCGGCTACCTGGCCAGCGGCGACAACGTCCGCCCCATCACGATGCTCGTCTACTTCGGGCTGTCGATCCTCGGCGGCCTGTGGATGCCCACCGCGAACTTCCCGCAGTGGCTCCAGAACATCTGCGAGTGGCTCCCCACCCACGCCTACGCCGGCCTCGGCCAGGCCATCGAGCTCGGTGGCGCGCCCCGGGCCGGGGACGTCGCGCTCCTCGCGGTGTACTTCGTACTGTTCACCGGTGCGGCTGCCTGGCTGTACCGCAAGGACTCTCTGAAGGCATGA
- a CDS encoding response regulator transcription factor → MTSRPIRILLAEDQSMVREALAALLGLEPDIEVRVQVARGDEVLAAARAHDVNVALLDIEMPGMTGIEAAAALHAELPALRIVILTTFGRPGYLRGAMEAGASAFLVKDAPAAQLAAAVRKVLQGERVIDPTLAAAALAEGANPLTDREREVLREAETGATNAELAARLHLSQGTVRNYLSTAIQKLAARNRAEAVRAAREKGWL, encoded by the coding sequence ATGACCTCACGTCCCATCCGCATCCTCCTCGCGGAGGACCAGTCGATGGTCCGCGAGGCCCTCGCCGCGCTGCTCGGCCTGGAACCCGACATCGAGGTACGGGTCCAGGTGGCCCGCGGTGACGAAGTACTGGCGGCGGCCCGCGCGCACGACGTGAACGTGGCGCTGCTGGACATCGAGATGCCGGGCATGACGGGCATCGAGGCGGCGGCCGCCCTGCACGCCGAACTCCCCGCCCTGCGGATCGTGATCCTGACGACCTTCGGCCGCCCCGGCTACCTCCGGGGCGCGATGGAGGCCGGGGCCTCCGCCTTCCTGGTCAAGGACGCCCCGGCCGCGCAGCTGGCGGCGGCCGTGCGCAAGGTCCTCCAGGGGGAGCGGGTCATCGACCCCACCCTGGCGGCGGCCGCCCTCGCGGAGGGCGCGAACCCGCTGACGGACCGCGAACGGGAGGTCCTGCGGGAGGCGGAGACGGGCGCGACCAACGCGGAGCTCGCGGCGCGGCTCCACCTCTCCCAGGGCACGGTCCGCAACTACCTCTCGACGGCGATCCAGAAACTGGCGGCGCGCAACCGGGCCGAAGCCGTGCGCGCGGCCCGCGAAAAAGGCTGGCTCTAG
- a CDS encoding DUF6113 family protein — translation MSGAATAGRIAGCVALLVLGALTGAAGWLVVDLWFPGGLLLALLAVFGLFLGGRIALGTGFGVGGAAAGWFLSYVMLSVPRPEGDFLLSSSGISMYVYLLGGTVLAVICATMRGPLDRPVSAARPAK, via the coding sequence ATGAGCGGCGCGGCGACGGCCGGACGGATCGCCGGCTGCGTGGCCCTGCTGGTCCTCGGTGCGCTGACGGGTGCGGCCGGCTGGCTGGTGGTGGACCTGTGGTTCCCCGGCGGTCTGCTGCTCGCCCTGCTGGCCGTCTTCGGGCTGTTCCTCGGTGGCCGGATCGCCCTCGGCACCGGCTTCGGCGTGGGTGGCGCGGCGGCGGGCTGGTTCCTCTCGTACGTGATGCTCAGCGTTCCGCGCCCGGAGGGAGACTTCCTCCTCAGTTCGTCCGGAATCAGCATGTACGTCTACCTTTTGGGTGGAACGGTGCTGGCTGTGATCTGTGCCACGATGCGCGGCCCGCTGGATCGGCCGGTTTCGGCCGCGCGGCCCGCCAAGTGA
- a CDS encoding ABC transporter ATP-binding protein gives MTTTTATRTARPATDSVVSFENVTKSYGTVRAVDGLSLALHPGETVALLGPNGAGKSSTLDLLLGLRPADSGSVRIFGTTPREAVAAGRVGAMLQSGGLMEEVTVREIVALGCALHPRPHPVDQVLSRAGIDKIADRRVDKLSGGQEQRVRFALATAGDNDLIVLDEPTTGMDVTARQSFWATMREQADQGRTVLFATHYLEEADAIADRVLVLSKGRLLADGTAAEIKARAGARKISFDLSAPADGAIEHLRALPFLTSFEHHGDTVRIQSRDADATVHAVYGLGLYPRNLEVAGLGLEQAFIALTEAEEATQ, from the coding sequence ATGACGACGACGACCGCGACACGCACCGCGAGGCCCGCCACCGACAGCGTGGTCAGCTTCGAGAACGTGACCAAGAGCTACGGCACGGTCCGGGCGGTCGACGGCCTCTCCCTCGCGCTCCACCCGGGCGAGACCGTCGCACTCCTCGGCCCCAACGGCGCCGGCAAGTCCTCCACCCTCGACCTCCTCCTCGGCCTGCGCCCCGCCGACTCCGGCTCCGTCCGGATCTTCGGCACCACCCCGCGCGAGGCCGTCGCCGCCGGCCGGGTCGGCGCGATGCTCCAGAGCGGCGGCCTGATGGAGGAGGTGACCGTACGCGAGATCGTCGCCCTCGGCTGCGCCCTGCACCCCCGGCCGCACCCGGTCGACCAAGTGCTCTCCCGGGCCGGCATCGACAAGATCGCCGACCGCAGGGTCGACAAGCTCTCCGGCGGCCAGGAGCAGCGCGTGCGCTTCGCGCTCGCCACGGCCGGCGACAACGACCTCATCGTCCTCGACGAGCCGACCACCGGCATGGACGTCACCGCCCGCCAGTCCTTCTGGGCCACCATGCGGGAACAGGCCGACCAGGGCCGCACGGTGCTCTTCGCCACCCACTACCTCGAAGAGGCCGACGCGATCGCCGACCGCGTCCTGGTGCTCAGCAAGGGCCGGCTGCTCGCCGACGGCACCGCCGCCGAGATCAAGGCCAGGGCCGGCGCCCGGAAGATCTCCTTCGACCTGAGCGCCCCCGCCGACGGGGCGATCGAGCACCTGCGCGCGCTGCCCTTCCTGACGTCCTTCGAGCACCACGGCGACACCGTCCGCATCCAGTCCCGCGACGCCGACGCCACCGTCCACGCCGTATACGGGCTCGGGCTGTACCCCCGCAATCTGGAGGTCGCCGGCCTCGGCCTGGAACAGGCCTTCATCGCCCTCACCGAGGCCGAGGAGGCCACCCAGTGA
- a CDS encoding peptidoglycan binding domain-containing protein, with amino-acid sequence MSRETDSSSSGPKGHGGAAYPSGTPPYGTGQYPSTDAAATAPEENSVTSKPSTPDSDGPKTETTLTTRIRINIPGSRPIPPVVVRKAMGTNSGPAGAGEQTAPEPAAEPPLAQRRGPQPTRIEAAPEPDHARPPAPAPAEEPATSNWFAPRKPAAQAPAPAPAPAADRMPPAAAAPPLAQRPLPTRTPSPTPTPTPTPPPAGPGAGYAAPPRTQAPPVPGPDAAFAPPRTSVPPPVADYGQGFAQAPAPAAPMPGGPGVGATQGFPAYGDDMVDAGPVTEAFPAYGSGPAGPTGGPGFGTGPGGGPAGAPGFDGSAQWPGPDLDGPLPTPVPAPGPGSPRPAQPKATDTPAKGAKAAKKGRSKLVLLGGAVLGLIGVAYGAGLLLNHSDVPKGTTVLGVDISGSRDEAVSKLQTAFGTRAAAPIQLSVGGKQVELKPEKAGLTLDAQTTVRNAAGSDYNPITVIGSLLGNERVADPVMPTDEEKLQVALQELAGTAGAPTEATIKFDTGKAVAVPGTPGTTLDMDASIPLVSKAFKDQVATGKAAVAALPTTTKDPSVGQAELDRAMKEFAEPAMSANAVVKVGPKSLAFGSKSLPKFLSMSPVDGRMTEKFDLEALKATYGNTFDGILITRGTGDKTAVTPQDIAGALGKALRGKTTAERTVVIDTNPS; translated from the coding sequence TTGAGTCGTGAAACCGACAGTTCGTCCTCCGGGCCCAAGGGGCACGGTGGAGCCGCCTACCCCTCGGGGACACCGCCGTATGGAACCGGCCAGTACCCGTCCACGGACGCTGCGGCGACCGCTCCGGAGGAGAACTCTGTGACCTCGAAGCCGTCCACGCCCGATTCCGACGGGCCCAAGACCGAGACCACGCTGACGACCCGGATCCGGATCAACATCCCGGGTTCGCGGCCGATCCCGCCGGTGGTCGTGCGCAAGGCGATGGGCACCAACTCCGGCCCGGCCGGTGCCGGTGAGCAGACCGCGCCCGAGCCGGCGGCCGAGCCGCCGCTCGCGCAGCGGCGGGGCCCGCAGCCGACCCGTATCGAGGCCGCGCCGGAGCCGGACCACGCCCGGCCGCCAGCGCCCGCCCCGGCCGAGGAGCCGGCCACCAGCAACTGGTTCGCCCCGCGCAAGCCGGCCGCGCAGGCCCCGGCGCCCGCACCGGCCCCCGCCGCGGACCGGATGCCGCCCGCGGCCGCCGCGCCGCCGCTCGCGCAGCGGCCGCTGCCCACCCGGACGCCGTCCCCGACGCCGACTCCGACGCCCACCCCGCCGCCGGCCGGCCCCGGCGCGGGCTACGCCGCGCCCCCGCGCACCCAGGCCCCGCCGGTGCCCGGGCCGGACGCCGCCTTCGCGCCGCCGCGCACCTCCGTGCCGCCGCCGGTGGCGGACTACGGCCAGGGCTTCGCCCAAGCCCCCGCACCCGCCGCCCCGATGCCCGGCGGCCCGGGCGTCGGCGCGACCCAGGGCTTCCCCGCGTACGGCGACGACATGGTCGACGCCGGCCCCGTCACCGAGGCCTTCCCGGCCTACGGCAGCGGCCCCGCCGGTCCCACCGGCGGCCCCGGCTTCGGAACCGGCCCCGGCGGCGGCCCGGCCGGCGCGCCCGGCTTCGACGGCTCCGCGCAGTGGCCCGGCCCCGACCTGGACGGCCCGCTGCCCACCCCGGTACCCGCGCCCGGGCCGGGCTCCCCGCGCCCCGCGCAGCCGAAGGCCACCGACACGCCCGCCAAGGGCGCCAAGGCCGCCAAGAAGGGCCGCTCCAAGCTGGTCCTGCTCGGCGGCGCCGTCCTCGGCCTCATCGGCGTCGCCTACGGCGCCGGGCTGCTCCTGAACCACTCCGACGTCCCCAAGGGCACCACCGTGCTCGGCGTCGACATCAGCGGCAGCCGCGACGAGGCCGTCTCCAAGCTCCAGACGGCCTTCGGCACCCGCGCCGCCGCCCCGATCCAGCTCAGCGTCGGCGGCAAGCAGGTCGAGCTGAAGCCCGAGAAGGCCGGCCTGACCCTGGACGCCCAGACCACCGTCCGCAACGCGGCCGGCAGCGACTACAACCCGATCACGGTCATCGGCTCCCTCCTCGGCAACGAGCGCGTCGCCGACCCCGTGATGCCGACCGACGAGGAGAAGCTCCAGGTCGCCCTCCAGGAGCTCGCGGGTACGGCCGGAGCGCCCACCGAGGCCACCATCAAGTTCGACACCGGCAAGGCCGTCGCCGTCCCCGGAACCCCCGGCACCACCCTCGACATGGACGCCTCGATCCCGTTGGTGTCGAAGGCCTTCAAGGACCAGGTGGCCACCGGCAAGGCGGCCGTGGCCGCCCTGCCCACCACCACCAAGGACCCCTCCGTGGGCCAGGCCGAACTGGACCGGGCCATGAAGGAGTTCGCCGAGCCCGCGATGTCGGCCAACGCCGTCGTCAAGGTGGGCCCCAAGTCCCTCGCCTTCGGCAGCAAGTCCCTGCCGAAGTTCCTCAGCATGTCGCCCGTCGACGGCCGCATGACCGAGAAGTTCGACCTGGAGGCGCTGAAGGCGACCTACGGGAACACCTTCGACGGGATCCTGATCACCCGCGGCACCGGTGACAAAACGGCCGTCACGCCGCAGGACATCGCCGGCGCCCTCGGCAAGGCCCTGCGCGGCAAAACCACGGCCGAGCGCACCGTTGTCATCGACACGAACCCGAGCTGA
- a CDS encoding GNAT family N-acetyltransferase, with the protein MEITAGGLLEVRITPADVGKRVSVRRVEAGLSGSPEFTDTVGVLTSWDQGVLLITKKNGQSVRIAESSLVAGKIVPPAPARRRGPAASFEELSRVAARAWQPLESEQLGGWTLRAAAGFTRRANSVLALGDPGIPLDDALARVTAWYAERSLPAYVQVATGAAGTQEMLAAELERRGWVSEVSAEVRIGALAPVGDVDAPAAEAVRLTRVPDEDWLGRYGKVSDPDLARRMLVEGPSVWFAALPGGRAVGRCVVDGRWAGFAAVTVDPAHRREGLATAVMAALARRALEEGASAAWLQVETDNPGALALYDRLGFATHHTYHHYRAAA; encoded by the coding sequence GTGGAAATCACTGCCGGAGGGCTGCTGGAGGTCCGAATCACCCCGGCTGACGTGGGTAAACGAGTCTCTGTACGACGGGTGGAGGCCGGACTGAGCGGATCACCCGAGTTCACGGACACGGTCGGCGTTCTCACATCCTGGGACCAGGGTGTGCTGCTGATCACAAAGAAGAACGGACAGTCCGTCCGCATCGCGGAATCGTCGCTGGTGGCGGGCAAGATCGTGCCTCCCGCGCCGGCCCGGCGGCGGGGTCCCGCGGCCTCCTTCGAGGAGCTGTCGAGGGTGGCGGCGCGGGCCTGGCAGCCGCTGGAGAGCGAGCAGCTGGGCGGGTGGACGCTGCGGGCGGCCGCCGGATTCACCCGGCGGGCCAACTCCGTGCTGGCGCTCGGCGACCCGGGCATACCGCTGGACGATGCACTCGCGCGAGTGACCGCCTGGTATGCGGAACGATCTCTTCCGGCCTATGTGCAGGTCGCGACGGGGGCCGCCGGCACCCAGGAGATGCTCGCCGCGGAGCTGGAGCGTCGTGGCTGGGTGTCCGAGGTGTCGGCGGAGGTACGGATCGGCGCGCTGGCGCCGGTGGGCGACGTGGACGCGCCCGCGGCCGAGGCCGTACGTCTGACCCGTGTCCCGGACGAGGACTGGCTCGGGCGCTACGGCAAGGTGAGCGACCCGGACCTGGCCCGGCGGATGCTGGTGGAGGGCCCGTCGGTGTGGTTCGCGGCGCTGCCCGGCGGCCGGGCCGTCGGACGCTGCGTGGTGGACGGCCGGTGGGCCGGCTTCGCGGCGGTGACCGTCGATCCCGCGCACCGGCGGGAGGGCCTGGCGACGGCGGTGATGGCCGCGCTGGCCCGGCGGGCGCTGGAGGAGGGCGCGTCGGCGGCGTGGCTCCAGGTCGAGACGGACAATCCCGGGGCGCTGGCGCTGTACGACCGGCTGGGCTTCGCCACGCACCACACCTACCACCACTACCGGGCGGCGGCGTGA
- the mshB gene encoding N-acetyl-1-D-myo-inositol-2-amino-2-deoxy-alpha-D-glucopyranoside deacetylase encodes MNGLPARRLLLVHAHPDDESINNGVTMAKYAAEGAHVALVTCTLGEEGEVIPPGLAHLAADRDDTLGAHRVRELAAAMAELGVHDHRFLGGPGRFRDSGMMGAPQNHRPEAFWSADVDEAAAYLVEVIRELRPQVLVTYDPDGGYGHPDHIQAHRVAMRAAELAAETAFRRDLGAPHTIGKIYWNRVPRSVVEEGFARLRAVGEVPFPGVGSPEDVPGVVADERITAEIDAKDTFVAAKAAAMRAHATQIAVDGPFFALSNDLAQPLFTREYYELVEGRAGAAAGEREHDLFAGVQA; translated from the coding sequence ATGAACGGACTTCCCGCCCGTCGTCTGCTCCTCGTGCACGCGCACCCCGACGACGAGTCGATCAACAACGGCGTCACCATGGCCAAGTACGCGGCCGAGGGTGCCCACGTCGCGCTGGTGACCTGCACCCTCGGCGAGGAGGGTGAGGTCATCCCGCCCGGCCTCGCCCACCTGGCGGCCGACCGTGACGACACCCTCGGCGCCCACCGCGTCCGAGAGCTCGCCGCGGCCATGGCCGAACTGGGGGTCCACGACCACCGGTTCCTGGGCGGCCCCGGCCGCTTCCGCGACTCCGGGATGATGGGCGCCCCGCAGAACCACCGCCCCGAGGCCTTCTGGTCCGCCGACGTGGACGAGGCCGCCGCGTACCTCGTCGAGGTGATCCGCGAGCTGCGCCCGCAGGTGCTCGTCACCTACGACCCGGACGGCGGATACGGGCACCCCGACCACATCCAGGCCCACCGGGTCGCCATGCGCGCCGCCGAACTGGCCGCGGAGACCGCCTTCCGGCGGGACCTCGGGGCACCCCACACGATCGGGAAGATCTACTGGAACCGCGTCCCGCGGTCGGTGGTCGAGGAGGGCTTCGCGCGGCTGCGCGCCGTCGGCGAGGTGCCCTTCCCCGGAGTGGGCTCGCCCGAGGACGTGCCGGGGGTGGTCGCCGACGAGCGGATCACCGCCGAGATCGACGCCAAGGACACCTTCGTGGCGGCGAAGGCGGCCGCGATGCGCGCCCACGCCACCCAGATCGCCGTGGACGGGCCCTTCTTCGCCCTCTCCAACGATCTGGCGCAGCCGCTCTTCACCCGCGAGTACTACGAACTGGTCGAGGGCCGGGCGGGCGCCGCGGCGGGCGAGCGCGAGCACGACCTCTTCGCGGGAGTGCAGGCATGA
- a CDS encoding ABC transporter ATP-binding protein: MAESLLEVKDLVKHYPLTRGIVFRKQVGAVKAVDGVSFDLRAGETLGIVGESGCGKSTVAKMLVNLERPTAGAISYKGEDITKLSGRALKAVRRNIQMVFQDPYTSLNPRMTVGDIIGEPYEIHPEVAPKGSRRQKVQELLDVVGLNPEYINRYPHQFSGGQRQRIGIARGLALQPEIIVADEPVSALDVSVQAQVINLLDRLQSEFDLSYVFIAHDLSIVRHISDRVGVMYLGRIVEIGTDRQIYDHPTHPYTQALLSAVPVPDPQARAHRERIILTGDVPSPANPPSGCPFRTRCWKAEPRCTAEVPLLAVPQAFPSGPAAHPSACHFAAEKQVVPPSDAPHTPRPTPRSTPPPPPPADPLTKE, translated from the coding sequence ATGGCTGAGTCCCTTCTGGAAGTGAAGGACCTGGTCAAGCACTACCCGCTGACCCGGGGCATCGTCTTCCGCAAGCAGGTCGGCGCGGTCAAGGCGGTCGACGGGGTCTCCTTCGACCTGCGCGCCGGCGAGACGCTGGGCATCGTCGGCGAGTCCGGCTGCGGGAAGTCGACCGTGGCCAAGATGCTCGTCAACCTGGAGCGGCCCACGGCCGGTGCGATCTCCTACAAGGGCGAGGACATCACCAAGCTGTCGGGGCGCGCGCTGAAGGCGGTGCGCCGCAACATCCAGATGGTCTTCCAGGACCCGTACACGTCGCTGAACCCGCGCATGACGGTCGGCGACATCATCGGGGAGCCCTACGAGATCCACCCCGAGGTGGCTCCCAAGGGCTCGCGCCGCCAGAAGGTCCAGGAGCTCCTGGACGTCGTCGGCCTCAATCCGGAGTACATCAACCGCTACCCGCACCAGTTCTCCGGCGGTCAGCGCCAGCGCATCGGCATCGCCCGCGGCCTGGCCCTGCAGCCCGAGATCATCGTCGCCGACGAGCCCGTCTCGGCACTGGACGTCTCCGTCCAGGCGCAGGTCATCAACCTGCTGGACCGGCTCCAGAGCGAATTCGACCTGTCCTACGTCTTCATCGCGCACGACCTCTCGATCGTCCGGCACATCTCCGACCGGGTCGGTGTCATGTACCTGGGCCGGATCGTGGAGATCGGCACCGACCGCCAGATCTACGACCACCCGACCCACCCGTACACGCAGGCGCTGCTCTCGGCCGTTCCGGTCCCGGACCCGCAGGCCCGCGCGCACCGGGAACGGATCATCCTCACCGGCGACGTGCCCTCCCCGGCCAACCCGCCGTCGGGCTGCCCCTTCCGCACCCGCTGCTGGAAGGCCGAGCCCCGCTGCACGGCGGAGGTCCCGCTGCTCGCGGTGCCGCAGGCCTTCCCCTCGGGCCCGGCGGCGCACCCGTCCGCCTGTCATTTCGCGGCGGAGAAGCAGGTGGTGCCGCCGTCGGACGCGCCGCACACGCCACGGCCCACACCACGGTCCACGCCACCGCCCCCGCCGCCCGCGGATCCGCTGACGAAGGAATAG
- the fdxA gene encoding ferredoxin: MTYVIAEPCVDVKDKACIEECPVDCIYEGQRSLYIHPDECVDCGACEPVCPVEAIFYEDDTPEEWKDYYKANVEFFDELGSPGGASKLGLIERDHPFVAALPAGINGEH; the protein is encoded by the coding sequence GTGACCTACGTCATCGCGGAGCCTTGTGTCGACGTCAAGGACAAGGCATGCATCGAAGAGTGCCCCGTCGACTGCATCTACGAGGGCCAGCGGTCCTTGTACATCCACCCGGACGAGTGCGTCGACTGTGGTGCGTGTGAGCCGGTCTGCCCGGTCGAGGCCATCTTCTACGAGGACGACACTCCGGAGGAGTGGAAGGACTACTACAAGGCGAACGTCGAGTTCTTCGACGAGCTCGGTTCGCCCGGTGGTGCCTCCAAGCTGGGCCTGATCGAGCGCGACCACCCCTTCGTCGCGGCGCTGCCCGCCGGTATCAACGGCGAGCACTGA
- a CDS encoding sensor histidine kinase: MVKMLWISIWLFYLSAPVTDLVSGGHSLGTRLLGGLGLAAFVAWYLVLVFRTARPMPVRRVLFSLAVLATQAMVLSLTLGREWLVLFVYVAISSGAALPARYARWTVLGTTALLAVTANAVPGGTAYLAGLLIPALMGGFAMVGVRAMIRTTMELREARATVAQLAANEERLRMARDLHDLLGHSLSLITLKSELAGRMLPGQPQEAARQVADIEQVSRQALVDVREAVSGYRRPTLPGELAGARTALAAAGVLADLPSPPADDLPEEVESALAWSLREAVTNVVRHSGAKRCRVTLETRQTLDGPVLELTVTDDGPAGGPSTFGNGLTGLTERLTALGGSLSAGSPGRSGFALTARVPLGSRP, translated from the coding sequence ATGGTGAAGATGCTCTGGATCAGCATCTGGCTGTTCTACCTGAGCGCCCCCGTCACCGACCTGGTCAGTGGCGGACACAGCCTCGGGACCAGGCTGCTGGGCGGTCTGGGCCTCGCGGCCTTCGTCGCCTGGTACCTGGTGCTGGTGTTCCGCACCGCCCGCCCGATGCCGGTCCGCCGGGTGCTGTTCTCCCTGGCGGTGCTCGCCACCCAGGCCATGGTCCTGTCGCTGACCCTGGGCCGCGAATGGCTCGTGCTCTTCGTCTACGTGGCGATCTCCTCCGGAGCCGCGCTGCCGGCCCGGTACGCCCGCTGGACGGTCCTCGGCACCACCGCCCTGCTGGCGGTCACGGCGAACGCGGTCCCGGGCGGCACCGCCTACCTGGCGGGGCTGCTCATCCCGGCCCTCATGGGCGGCTTCGCGATGGTCGGAGTCCGCGCGATGATCCGCACGACGATGGAGCTGCGCGAGGCCCGGGCCACGGTCGCCCAGCTCGCGGCCAACGAGGAACGGCTGCGGATGGCACGGGACCTGCACGACCTGCTGGGGCACTCGCTGTCGCTGATCACGCTGAAGAGCGAGCTGGCGGGCCGGATGCTGCCCGGACAGCCGCAGGAGGCGGCCCGGCAGGTCGCCGACATCGAGCAGGTCAGCCGGCAGGCGCTGGTCGACGTGCGCGAAGCGGTGAGCGGCTACCGGCGGCCCACCCTCCCCGGCGAACTCGCGGGCGCGCGCACGGCACTGGCCGCGGCGGGCGTACTGGCGGACCTCCCGTCGCCGCCGGCCGACGACCTCCCCGAGGAGGTGGAATCGGCCCTGGCCTGGTCCCTGCGCGAAGCAGTGACGAACGTGGTGCGGCACAGCGGCGCGAAGCGCTGCCGGGTCACGCTGGAGACGCGCCAGACCCTGGACGGGCCGGTTCTGGAGTTGACCGTCACGGACGACGGCCCGGCCGGCGGCCCGAGCACCTTCGGCAACGGCCTGACGGGCCTGACGGAACGTCTGACCGCCCTGGGCGGCAGCCTGTCGGCCGGTTCCCCGGGCCGGTCCGGCTTCGCCCTCACCGCCCGTGTCCCCCTAGGATCGCGCCCATGA
- a CDS encoding transglutaminase-like domain-containing protein has translation MSTAARREQFAAEARAERPDLALLCLLLAAEGDPELDERAMDWAQIELDRLAGMLPYGLRGGRAWANAVTELLGGRLGFHGTPADYDRLSSSLLHEVLRRRRGLPILLSVVWLEVARRAGAPVYGLGLPGHFVVGFGDPEEGVVVDPFAGGASLGTGPAELASGPREPARTLDIVLRILANIRAWAAARPEQSGVALWAVELSLLLPSHPAALRYERARLLVERGSFQEGAAELDAYAGVVSAVDADAAARIHAEAASARALLN, from the coding sequence GTGAGCACGGCGGCCCGGCGCGAGCAGTTCGCGGCCGAGGCCCGCGCCGAACGGCCCGACCTGGCACTGCTGTGCCTGCTGCTGGCCGCCGAGGGCGATCCGGAGCTGGACGAGCGGGCCATGGACTGGGCGCAGATCGAACTGGACCGGCTGGCCGGGATGCTCCCGTACGGGCTGCGCGGCGGGCGGGCGTGGGCGAATGCGGTCACGGAACTGCTGGGCGGGCGCCTCGGGTTCCACGGCACCCCGGCGGACTACGACCGGCTGTCGTCCTCGCTGCTGCACGAGGTACTGAGACGGCGGCGCGGGCTGCCGATCCTGCTGTCGGTGGTGTGGCTGGAGGTGGCCCGCCGGGCCGGGGCGCCGGTGTACGGGCTGGGGCTGCCGGGGCACTTCGTGGTGGGCTTCGGCGACCCGGAGGAGGGCGTGGTGGTGGACCCGTTCGCGGGCGGCGCCTCCCTGGGCACCGGGCCGGCGGAGCTGGCGTCGGGGCCGCGCGAGCCGGCCCGGACGCTGGACATCGTGCTGCGGATCCTGGCCAACATCCGGGCGTGGGCCGCGGCCCGCCCGGAGCAGTCGGGGGTGGCGCTGTGGGCGGTGGAGCTGTCGCTGCTGCTGCCGTCGCACCCGGCGGCGCTGCGGTACGAGCGGGCGCGGCTGCTGGTGGAGCGGGGCTCCTTCCAGGAGGGGGCGGCCGAGCTGGACGCGTACGCCGGGGTGGTGTCCGCGGTGGACGCCGACGCGGCGGCGCGCATCCACGCGGAAGCCGCCTCCGCCCGCGCCCTCCTGAACTGA